One window of Manihot esculenta cultivar AM560-2 chromosome 17, M.esculenta_v8, whole genome shotgun sequence genomic DNA carries:
- the LOC110605396 gene encoding E3 ubiquitin-protein ligase AIRP2 isoform X1 — MYIASMRKSFKDSLKLLEADIQHANTLASDFPRDYDGACVQMRMSYSPAAHLFLFLVQWTDCHLAGALGLLRILIYKVYVDGTTTMSTHERKASIREFYAVIYPSLLQLQRGVTDTEDKQQKAACMERFRRRDDEECRQHTDADIEREEECGICLEMNSKIVLPNCNHAMCLKCYREWRTRSQSCPFCRDSLKRVNSGDLWVLTDRRDIVDMATVMRENHRRLFMYIDKLPLIVPDSLYNYDSHLR, encoded by the exons ATGTACATAGCTTCTATGAGAAAGTCCTTCAAAGACTCTCTCAAACTGCTCGAAGCTGATATCCAACATGCTAATACACT GGCGTCAGATTTTCCAAGGGACTATGATGGTGCCTGCGTTCAGATGAGAATGTCATATAGCCCAGCTGCCCATCTGTTTCTTTTTCTAGTTCAGTGGACAGACTGCCACCTTGCAGGCGCTCTTGGATTGCTAAGAATACTAATTTATAAG gtttatgtggatggcACGACCACAATGTCTACTCATGAAAGAAAAGCGAGCATTAGGGAGTTCTATG CGGTTATTTATCCCTCTTTGTTGCAACTTCAGAGAGGCGTCACTGATACAGAGGATAAGCAACAGAAGGCAGCATGCATGGAAAGGTTCCGAAGAAGAGATGATGAAGAATGTAGGCAACATACAGATGCTGACATTGAAAGGGAAGAGGAGTGTGGAATATGCTTGGAGATGAATAGTAAGATTGTACTGCCTAACTGCAACCATGCCATGTGCTTGAAATGTTACCGGGAATG GCGGACAAGGTCACAGTCGTGCCCCTTCTGCCGAGATAGTCTGAAGAGAGTGAATTCTGGTGATCTCTGGGTGTTGACCGACAGAAGGGATATCGTAGACATGGCGACAGTAATGAGGGAGAATCACAGAAGGCTTTTTATGTACATAGATAAGTTGCCGCTGATTGTTCCAGATTCCCTATACAATTACGATTCTCACCTTCGATAG
- the LOC110605395 gene encoding sphingolipid delta(4)-desaturase DES1-like, with the protein MGKGGEMRENKHEHQEEEGVMATDFFWSYTDEPHASRRKQILSQYPQIKELFGPDPLAFLKVTVVVLLQLWTATLLHDAGWLKILAIAYCFGSFLNHNLFLAIHELSHNLAFSRPVCNRWLGIFANLPIGVPMSVTFQKYHLEHHRFQGVDGIDMDIPSNVEGHLVTNVVAKSIWVIFQLFFYALRPLFLKPKPPGYWEFINVFVQIALDAAMVYLWGWRSFAYLILSTFVGGGMHPMAGHFISEHYVFKPEQETYSYYGPLNFLTWHVGYHNEHHDFPRIPGSKLYKVKEIAPEYYEGLDCYKSWSQVIYMYIMDRTVGPYSRMKRKVSTATKKSE; encoded by the exons ATGGGCAAAGGAGGAGAGATGAGAGAGAACAAGCATGAGCATCAGGAGGAGGAGGGAGTAATGGCTACAGACTTCTTCTGGTCGTATACAGATGAGCCTCATGCTTCCAGGAGAAAACAGATCCTCTCTCAATACCCTCAAATCAAGGAACTCTTTGGCCCTGACCCCTTGGCTTTCctcaag GTTACAGTGGTGGTTTTGCTTCAGCTTTGGACAGCCACATTACTTCATGATGCTGGCTGGCTTAAGATATTGGCCATAGCCTATTGCTTTGGCTCTTTTCTCAACCACAATCTTTTCTTAGCCATCCATGAACTAAGTCACAATCTTGCTTTCTCAAGGCCTGTATGCAACCGGTGGCTTGGGATTTTTGCTAACCTACCCATCGGTGTACCCATGTCCGTAACCTTCCAAAAGTATCATCTTGAACACCATCGCTTCCAAGGAGTAGATGGGATTGATATGGACATACCAAGCAATGTTGAAGGCCATCTCGTGACGAATGTTGTTGCAAAATCTATATGGGTCATCTTCCAACTCTTCTTCTATGCACTGAGGCCTCTGTTTCTCAAACCTAAGCCCCCTGGCTATTGGGAATTCATCAACGTTTTTGTTCAGATAGCTCTGGATGCGGCCATGGTTTATCTTTGGGGCTGGAGATCTTTTGCTTATTTGATCCTTTCCACATTTGTTGGAGGTGGGATGCACCCCATGGCTGGCCATTTCATCTCAGAACATTATGTCTTCAAGCCAGAGCAAGAAACTTATTCCTATTATGGGCCGTTGAATTTTCTGACTTGGCATGTGGGGTACCACAATGAGCACCATGATTTCCCAAGGATCCCTGGTAGCAAGCTATACAAGGTGAAGGAAATTGCACCAGAATATTATGAAGGCTTAGACTGCTACAAATCATGGAGCCAagtcatatatatgtatattatgGACAGAACAGTTGGGCCCTACAGCCGAATGAAGAGAAAGGTGTCAACTGCCACTAAGAAATCTGAATAG
- the LOC110605396 gene encoding E3 ubiquitin-protein ligase AIRP2 isoform X2: MYIASMRKSFKDSLKLLEADIQHANTLASDFPRDYDGACVQMRMSYSPAAHLFLFLVQWTDCHLAGALGLLRILIYKVYVDGTTTMSTHERKASIREFYAVIYPSLLQLQRGVTDTEDKQQKAACMERFRRRDDEECRQHTDADIEREEECGICLEMNSKIVLPNCNHAMCLKCYRE; the protein is encoded by the exons ATGTACATAGCTTCTATGAGAAAGTCCTTCAAAGACTCTCTCAAACTGCTCGAAGCTGATATCCAACATGCTAATACACT GGCGTCAGATTTTCCAAGGGACTATGATGGTGCCTGCGTTCAGATGAGAATGTCATATAGCCCAGCTGCCCATCTGTTTCTTTTTCTAGTTCAGTGGACAGACTGCCACCTTGCAGGCGCTCTTGGATTGCTAAGAATACTAATTTATAAG gtttatgtggatggcACGACCACAATGTCTACTCATGAAAGAAAAGCGAGCATTAGGGAGTTCTATG CGGTTATTTATCCCTCTTTGTTGCAACTTCAGAGAGGCGTCACTGATACAGAGGATAAGCAACAGAAGGCAGCATGCATGGAAAGGTTCCGAAGAAGAGATGATGAAGAATGTAGGCAACATACAGATGCTGACATTGAAAGGGAAGAGGAGTGTGGAATATGCTTGGAGATGAATAGTAAGATTGTACTGCCTAACTGCAACCATGCCATGTGCTTGAAATGTTACCGGGAATG A